Proteins encoded within one genomic window of Bacillus sp. 1NLA3E:
- a CDS encoding HD-GYP domain-containing protein — MKINERSLIEGLSYALDVAEKNYFSHSKHVAYTSFMITKELKLPKEQQKDIYYAALLHDIGASNSTSIEDHCVVGRDIMKNLPVKKIISEYVFYHHEHFNGTGPFQLKGEEIPLPAQIICFADLFDTSFRLPENLNSATLNEISGWMNDIQTLFDPLILTTFHKLIKKEYLLLDYFNSDFNMILSRRIEIQEKYLDMESIKRFAHAFSEIIDRRSPFTYRHSVGISDLVTKITKKLSYDCEIQNKMYVAALLHDVGKLAISNDILDKEGKLTEQERFEINKHAYYTRWILEQIDGFEEITEFASNHHEKLNGHGYPLHLYGNQIGELDRIMAICDIYQALTEERSYRKQMPIEKVWAIIDEMVNRNELDEVLVSKIKTILK, encoded by the coding sequence ATGAAGATTAATGAAAGATCATTAATAGAAGGATTATCATATGCTTTGGACGTGGCTGAGAAAAACTATTTCTCTCACTCAAAACATGTTGCCTACACATCATTTATGATCACTAAGGAATTAAAATTACCAAAGGAACAACAAAAAGATATTTATTATGCTGCCTTATTGCATGACATAGGTGCAAGTAATTCCACTTCAATTGAAGATCACTGTGTAGTTGGCAGAGATATCATGAAAAATCTTCCAGTAAAAAAAATAATCTCAGAATATGTTTTTTACCATCATGAGCATTTTAATGGCACTGGACCGTTTCAATTGAAAGGAGAAGAAATTCCATTACCTGCGCAAATTATATGTTTTGCAGATTTGTTTGATACTAGCTTTAGACTCCCAGAAAACTTGAATTCAGCTACGCTAAACGAAATAAGTGGTTGGATGAATGATATTCAAACTCTTTTTGACCCATTAATATTGACTACTTTTCATAAACTAATCAAGAAGGAATATCTCCTCTTAGACTATTTCAATTCTGATTTTAATATGATCTTATCTAGAAGAATAGAAATACAAGAGAAATATTTGGATATGGAAAGTATAAAAAGGTTTGCACACGCATTTTCTGAAATTATTGATAGAAGGAGTCCTTTTACCTATCGTCATTCTGTTGGTATTTCTGATTTAGTTACCAAAATAACGAAAAAGTTAAGTTATGATTGTGAAATTCAAAATAAAATGTATGTTGCAGCTTTATTGCATGATGTAGGTAAGTTAGCCATTTCTAATGATATATTAGATAAAGAAGGCAAGCTAACTGAGCAGGAACGTTTTGAAATTAATAAACATGCATATTACACCAGATGGATATTAGAACAAATTGACGGATTTGAAGAAATTACGGAGTTTGCATCCAATCATCATGAAAAGCTTAATGGACATGGCTATCCTTTACATTTATATGGTAATCAAATAGGAGAACTAGATAGGATAATGGCCATATGTGATATCTATCAAGCATTAACCGAGGAACGATCTTATAGAAAGCAAATGCCAATCGAAAAAGTTTGGGCAATTATTGATGAAATGGTTAACCGTAATGAATTAGATGAAGTTTTAGTAAGTAAAATAAAGACTATTTTAAAATAA
- a CDS encoding PTS mannitol transporter subunit IICB: MNQSVKDKSDVKVKIQKFGSYLSGMVMPNIGAIMAWGLITALFIPTGWLPNADLAKLVGPMITFLLPLLIGFTGGRMVYDIRGGVVGATATMGVIVGTDIPMFLGAMIMGPLGGFMIKKLDQALHGKIKSGFEMLVNNFSAGILGGALTLLAYKGIGPVVEGLSKVLASGVQFIVDHNMLPLANVFIEPAKVLFLNNAINHGILSPLGIDQAAKAGKSILFLLETNPGPGLGILLAFWLFGKGAAKQTAPGAVIIHFLGGIHEIYFPYILMKPMLIFAAMAGGVSGVFTFNLLDAGLVAAPSPGSIFALLAMTPKGNYVGVLAGVLVATVVSFAVAALILKTSKATDEEEDLTSAAAKMEEMKGKKSSVTSMLNNEAAINTDKVNKIVFACDAGMGSSAMGASILRNKMKKAGLDINVINTAINNLPADADVVITHKDLTDRAKAKLPNAAHISVENFLNSPKYDELVDSFKK; this comes from the coding sequence ATGAACCAATCGGTTAAAGATAAATCAGATGTTAAAGTTAAGATCCAGAAATTCGGTAGTTATTTAAGCGGCATGGTAATGCCGAATATTGGTGCAATCATGGCATGGGGACTTATAACTGCCTTATTCATTCCAACAGGCTGGTTGCCTAATGCAGATCTAGCTAAGTTAGTTGGACCAATGATTACGTTTTTATTGCCATTATTAATTGGTTTTACCGGTGGTAGAATGGTTTATGATATCCGTGGTGGTGTTGTTGGTGCTACAGCAACGATGGGTGTGATCGTTGGTACAGATATCCCGATGTTTTTAGGAGCTATGATAATGGGACCACTAGGTGGTTTTATGATCAAAAAGCTTGACCAAGCTCTTCATGGAAAAATTAAATCAGGCTTTGAAATGCTTGTTAACAACTTTTCAGCTGGAATTCTCGGCGGTGCGTTGACGTTATTAGCATATAAAGGTATCGGACCAGTTGTTGAAGGTTTGAGTAAAGTACTAGCATCAGGCGTTCAATTTATTGTCGACCATAACATGTTACCTTTAGCAAACGTCTTTATTGAACCAGCAAAAGTACTATTTTTAAATAATGCTATAAACCATGGTATTCTAAGTCCATTAGGAATTGATCAAGCAGCAAAAGCAGGCAAATCGATTCTGTTCTTGTTAGAAACAAACCCTGGTCCTGGTTTAGGAATTCTACTTGCTTTCTGGTTATTTGGCAAAGGAGCAGCAAAACAAACAGCTCCTGGTGCAGTGATTATCCATTTCCTTGGTGGTATTCATGAAATTTACTTCCCATATATTTTAATGAAGCCAATGTTAATTTTTGCAGCTATGGCTGGTGGCGTGAGTGGCGTATTCACCTTCAATCTTTTGGATGCAGGTTTAGTTGCAGCTCCATCACCAGGCAGTATTTTCGCTCTACTTGCAATGACTCCAAAAGGAAATTATGTAGGAGTTCTTGCAGGTGTGTTAGTGGCTACAGTAGTGTCATTTGCAGTAGCAGCATTGATCCTAAAAACAAGTAAAGCGACTGATGAAGAGGAAGATCTTACTTCTGCAGCAGCAAAAATGGAAGAAATGAAAGGTAAGAAAAGCTCGGTAACTTCTATGTTAAACAATGAAGCTGCTATTAATACTGATAAAGTAAACAAAATTGTGTTTGCTTGTGATGCAGGTATGGGTTCAAGTGCCATGGGTGCTTCCATCCTAAGAAATAAAATGAAAAAAGCAGGGCTTGATATTAATGTAATTAACACAGCTATTAACAATCTACCTGCTGATGCTGATGTGGTTATTACCCATAAGGATTTAACAGACCGTGCCAAGGCTAAACTTCCAAATGCTGCGCACATCTCAGTTGAAAACTTCTTAAATAGTCCTAAATATGATGAATTAGTAGATAGCTTTAAGAAATAA
- a CDS encoding BglG family transcription antiterminator → MYISARERQILEILLTETNELTVKDLADQIGVSGRTVHRDLKNVEDILTEYDLSLQKKSGVGVQVTGDKGKIRELELFLFNLFHTEYTPDERQTMILCALLESNGPVKLVALANDINVTIATVSNDLTKLEERLSSLGLLLIRRRGYGVEIEGPESSKRRAMRGIIAEHLDESEILALARENIQKRPSQQINTISERLLGLVEKNKLIIVEKVIESINQDLPYSMADSAYIGLVVHLALAVERIQKGEGISIDTSYLENQKSTKEYKFAEKIVEELEQVFQINIPEAEIGYITMHLKGAKLRHDKEYLIEDTSLQIALKTKNLIQNVGNRLGRDLSTNRSLFEGLAMHLKPAIFRLKQNMGISNPLLDRIKRDYGELFSIVKQATDEVFSEFIVPEEETGYLVMHFGAAVLGNKEIKSIKTLVLCSSGIGTSKMLVTRLQKEFPEMKEIQSASVLDLIKLDKWDYQLIISTIPIPDFHMEYILVSPILNKEEIEKIRSFIKERFNTNGRDTKLDLPQAERMSKKTSKKLLKEMYDLQEYAGAITAILQDFDMKEVEAGLTTKEILIQACQDLYDKQLIDDIDKVVHAIVERENLGGLGIPDTTMALFHARSTHVITPSFTIYVTREPIKVRGMDDSIMEMNQIVLLLSPEVASEGALEVLSYVSSLLIESEESITIFESNDDEKILALLTARFDTFFNEKLLEIRSV, encoded by the coding sequence ATGTATATTTCCGCAAGAGAAAGACAAATCCTTGAAATCTTGCTAACAGAAACGAATGAGTTAACTGTGAAAGACCTCGCTGATCAAATTGGTGTGAGTGGAAGGACCGTCCATCGTGATTTAAAGAATGTAGAAGATATTTTAACAGAATACGACCTTTCCTTACAAAAGAAGTCAGGTGTTGGCGTCCAAGTGACGGGAGATAAAGGTAAGATTCGGGAACTTGAACTTTTTTTGTTTAATCTCTTTCATACAGAGTATACCCCTGATGAACGGCAAACGATGATTTTGTGTGCTTTATTGGAGTCAAATGGACCTGTTAAGCTAGTTGCGCTCGCAAATGATATAAATGTGACGATTGCAACAGTTAGTAACGATTTGACGAAATTAGAGGAGCGGCTTTCCTCACTTGGATTATTACTAATTCGAAGAAGAGGGTATGGCGTAGAAATAGAAGGCCCAGAAAGTTCTAAAAGAAGAGCGATGCGGGGCATCATTGCCGAGCATCTAGATGAGTCAGAAATTTTAGCGCTGGCAAGGGAAAATATTCAAAAACGGCCATCGCAGCAGATCAATACGATTTCGGAACGACTTTTAGGTCTTGTCGAGAAGAACAAACTCATCATCGTTGAAAAGGTAATTGAGTCGATCAATCAGGACTTACCGTATTCAATGGCTGATAGTGCCTATATTGGTTTAGTTGTTCATTTGGCGCTTGCAGTTGAACGAATTCAAAAAGGGGAAGGGATCTCTATTGATACATCCTACCTTGAAAATCAAAAATCAACCAAAGAATATAAATTTGCAGAAAAGATAGTTGAGGAACTGGAGCAGGTTTTTCAAATTAACATACCAGAGGCAGAGATCGGTTATATTACGATGCACTTAAAAGGTGCTAAATTACGTCACGATAAAGAATATTTGATCGAAGACACCAGCTTACAGATTGCGCTAAAGACGAAAAATCTCATTCAAAATGTGGGGAATCGGTTAGGACGAGACTTATCAACCAACCGGTCGTTATTCGAAGGATTAGCGATGCATTTAAAACCGGCCATATTTCGCCTTAAACAAAATATGGGGATAAGCAATCCATTACTTGATCGGATTAAACGAGATTATGGCGAACTATTTTCAATTGTGAAACAAGCAACTGATGAGGTGTTTTCGGAGTTTATCGTTCCAGAAGAAGAAACAGGTTATCTGGTCATGCATTTTGGTGCAGCGGTGCTTGGGAATAAGGAAATTAAAAGTATAAAAACCTTAGTTTTATGTTCCAGTGGCATTGGGACATCCAAAATGCTTGTGACGAGATTACAAAAAGAATTTCCGGAGATGAAGGAAATTCAAAGTGCATCTGTTCTTGATCTAATTAAGTTAGACAAATGGGATTATCAATTGATTATATCCACGATTCCTATTCCAGATTTTCATATGGAATATATCTTAGTCAGTCCCATTTTAAATAAAGAAGAAATAGAAAAGATTCGTAGTTTTATCAAAGAGCGTTTCAATACGAATGGACGCGACACCAAGCTAGACCTTCCGCAAGCGGAGAGGATGAGCAAGAAAACATCCAAAAAGTTACTAAAAGAAATGTACGATTTGCAAGAGTATGCCGGAGCCATTACTGCTATATTACAGGACTTCGACATGAAAGAAGTGGAAGCGGGTTTAACGACTAAAGAAATATTAATCCAGGCTTGCCAAGATTTATATGATAAACAGCTAATCGATGATATTGATAAGGTTGTTCATGCAATCGTTGAACGGGAAAATCTCGGAGGTTTAGGGATTCCTGATACAACAATGGCACTCTTTCATGCTCGATCGACACACGTCATTACACCATCCTTCACCATTTATGTCACCCGTGAGCCGATAAAGGTTCGGGGCATGGATGATTCAATCATGGAGATGAACCAGATTGTGTTGCTGTTATCCCCAGAGGTGGCATCCGAAGGAGCTTTAGAAGTATTAAGTTATGTAAGCTCTTTATTAATAGAAAGCGAAGAAAGTATCACCATTTTTGAATCAAATGACGATGAGAAAATTTTAGCCCTATTAACTGCAAGATTTGATACATTTTTTAACGAGAAATTACTGGAAATAAGGAGTGTATAA
- a CDS encoding PTS sugar transporter subunit IIA: MSNSILTKDNIRLNETVGTKEEAIRLTGSILVDKGYVDAGYIEKMLEREELTSTYMGNFLAIPHGTEDSKQFVKESGISFIQVPQGVDFGNGNIVKLLIGIAGKNNEHLDILSNIAIVCSEEENIEKLVNATTAEEILSIFEGVN, translated from the coding sequence ATGTCAAACTCAATTCTAACTAAAGATAACATTCGCTTAAATGAAACTGTGGGGACAAAAGAAGAAGCAATTAGATTAACGGGTAGTATCCTTGTTGACAAAGGCTATGTGGATGCAGGCTATATCGAGAAAATGCTTGAAAGGGAAGAATTGACCTCTACTTATATGGGGAACTTTTTGGCTATTCCACACGGAACAGAAGATTCAAAGCAGTTTGTTAAAGAATCTGGTATTTCATTTATTCAAGTTCCACAAGGAGTCGATTTTGGCAACGGAAATATCGTCAAGCTTCTCATCGGAATTGCCGGAAAAAATAATGAACACTTAGACATTCTATCTAACATTGCCATCGTTTGCTCTGAAGAAGAAAATATCGAAAAGTTGGTTAACGCTACAACAGCAGAAGAAATTTTGTCGATCTTTGAAGGGGTGAATTAA
- a CDS encoding mannitol-1-phosphate 5-dehydrogenase, with protein MLAVHFGAGNIGRGFIGNLLYHSGYETCFVDVNSEIVNLLNEKKEYRVVLADPSQQEMVINNVSAINSQANPELVIEAIAKADILTTAIGPNILPLIANLIADGLRKRIEITDKPLNLIACENMIGGSSLLKEKVFEKLTNEEKSLFDQRFGFPDSAVDRIVPNQINEDKLMVKVEPFYEWVVEETKIVGEKPEIAGITFVQDLVPFIERKLFTVNTGHALAAYFGYYFGIETINIAMENEQINGLVEGALRESGEFLVEKYGFNRDEHGKYIQKILHRFANAYIIDEVTRVGRSPIRKLGPNDRLVSPARQFIEVVGKEPTYLMKGIAAALLYDFEGDQDAVHVQNTIKEKGLVAAIAEYTKLNQTSPLFEGIVEQYNQLKMNK; from the coding sequence TTGTTAGCCGTACACTTTGGAGCAGGTAATATTGGTCGTGGTTTTATTGGGAACTTACTTTATCATTCTGGATATGAAACTTGTTTTGTTGATGTAAATAGCGAAATAGTAAATTTACTCAATGAAAAGAAGGAATATCGTGTTGTTCTAGCTGATCCATCTCAACAAGAAATGGTCATTAACAATGTTAGCGCGATTAATAGTCAGGCAAACCCGGAGCTTGTGATCGAGGCGATTGCCAAAGCGGATATCTTAACGACGGCGATTGGTCCAAACATTCTCCCGCTTATCGCTAATTTAATTGCAGATGGCTTGCGTAAGCGAATCGAAATAACGGACAAACCATTAAATCTGATTGCTTGTGAAAATATGATTGGCGGCAGTTCTTTATTAAAAGAGAAGGTATTTGAAAAATTAACCAATGAGGAAAAGTCATTATTTGACCAACGTTTCGGCTTTCCCGATTCAGCAGTTGATCGCATTGTTCCAAATCAAATCAACGAAGATAAGTTAATGGTGAAGGTTGAACCATTTTATGAGTGGGTCGTTGAAGAAACAAAAATAGTTGGCGAAAAACCGGAAATTGCCGGAATTACTTTTGTTCAAGATTTAGTGCCATTTATTGAACGGAAATTGTTTACGGTCAATACAGGTCATGCGCTGGCTGCATATTTTGGCTATTATTTCGGCATTGAAACGATTAACATTGCAATGGAAAATGAACAAATAAACGGTTTGGTTGAAGGCGCGCTTAGAGAAAGTGGTGAGTTTTTGGTGGAAAAATATGGATTTAACCGTGATGAACACGGCAAATACATTCAAAAAATTCTACATCGTTTCGCCAACGCTTATATTATTGATGAAGTTACGAGAGTTGGACGTTCGCCTATTCGCAAGCTTGGACCAAATGATCGTCTCGTTAGCCCAGCTAGGCAATTTATTGAAGTAGTAGGGAAAGAGCCGACCTACCTCATGAAGGGAATAGCGGCAGCGCTTCTTTATGATTTTGAAGGCGATCAAGATGCTGTTCATGTTCAAAACACCATTAAGGAAAAGGGACTTGTTGCTGCCATTGCGGAGTATACAAAACTTAATCAAACATCACCTTTGTTCGAAGGAATTGTTGAGCAATACAACCAATTGAAGATGAATAAATAA
- a CDS encoding GyrI-like domain-containing protein → MDVKSAQKVDFKKELKEFYSCPKKNVLVDVPEMNYLMIDGKGDPNTAIAFKDAIEALYSVSYSVKFLSKKNGLDYVVMPLEALWFIDEMNDFIHVPKDEWEWTAMIMQPSHISKEMMNDAIESVRKKKGLASLDKIRFEGYNEGLSAQVLYVGQFDDEHPTIVKLHEFAQANGYRIEGKHHEIYLSDFRKVDPSKLKTIIRQPVSKK, encoded by the coding sequence ATGGATGTAAAATCAGCCCAAAAAGTAGACTTTAAAAAGGAACTGAAGGAATTTTACAGTTGCCCAAAAAAGAATGTCCTTGTCGATGTACCTGAGATGAATTATTTAATGATTGATGGCAAGGGGGACCCGAACACTGCCATAGCCTTTAAGGATGCGATTGAAGCACTATATTCAGTCTCCTATTCTGTTAAATTTTTATCAAAAAAGAACGGTTTGGACTATGTCGTTATGCCGCTGGAAGCACTTTGGTTTATTGATGAGATGAATGATTTTATTCATGTTCCAAAAGATGAGTGGGAATGGACCGCGATGATTATGCAGCCAAGTCATATCTCTAAAGAAATGATGAACGATGCAATCGAATCGGTAAGAAAAAAGAAGGGCTTAGCTTCATTAGATAAAATAAGATTTGAAGGATACAATGAGGGTTTATCAGCACAGGTTCTTTATGTTGGACAATTTGATGATGAGCATCCAACCATTGTAAAGCTACATGAGTTTGCTCAAGCGAATGGATATCGTATTGAAGGAAAACACCATGAAATTTATTTAAGTGATTTTCGAAAGGTAGACCCTAGTAAATTAAAGACAATCATTAGACAGCCCGTTTCAAAAAAATAA
- a CDS encoding DUF421 domain-containing protein translates to MIEHVLLSIVRSFTAFLVLMLVAICLGKQVNSHKNYYNFALSLIIGSFVANMGFDTNIKFIPMLAGFLTIIIVYFLIAKISYRSRRFSHWFSGKPTVIIKDGKILEGDMKKIKFTLDNLNQQLRELGIFDVSEVEFALLEVSGNLSVLKKAKYQSLTKNDLFPFAQTQKLNFPIELIVEGSLIEKNFDDKYTREWLNQQLQLRNLKREQVQYAVISTNGTLFIDLFRDN, encoded by the coding sequence ATGATTGAGCATGTATTACTTTCTATTGTCAGGTCATTTACTGCGTTTTTAGTGTTAATGTTGGTCGCAATATGTCTTGGAAAGCAAGTTAATTCTCATAAGAACTATTATAATTTCGCTTTATCACTTATAATTGGTTCGTTTGTGGCAAATATGGGGTTCGATACGAATATCAAATTTATTCCCATGCTCGCTGGATTTTTAACGATTATTATTGTGTATTTTCTCATAGCAAAAATCTCCTATAGAAGCAGAAGGTTCAGCCATTGGTTTTCTGGAAAACCGACAGTGATCATTAAAGACGGAAAAATCTTAGAGGGAGATATGAAGAAAATCAAATTCACGTTGGATAATTTAAATCAGCAGCTGAGGGAGTTAGGTATTTTTGATGTATCTGAGGTGGAGTTTGCGTTATTAGAGGTAAGCGGTAATTTATCCGTTTTAAAAAAAGCAAAATACCAAAGCCTTACCAAAAATGATCTATTTCCGTTTGCTCAGACTCAAAAGTTGAATTTCCCGATTGAACTGATTGTGGAGGGTAGCCTAATCGAAAAGAATTTTGATGATAAATACACAAGGGAATGGCTTAATCAGCAACTTCAATTAAGAAATTTAAAAAGGGAACAGGTACAGTATGCTGTAATTAGTACAAATGGAACTCTATTTATCGACTTGTTTCGAGACAATTAA
- a CDS encoding putative bifunctional diguanylate cyclase/phosphodiesterase: MKYTGRTVAVLVTIIWLVIESWIDHEFLVFQFGLGIPLGWFFGRHYDKAVFLRRDLKNVQNKLTSEYNKSLNESEKLFKYIAYHDSLTGLANRNKVRKHLGQELLISERENQSVAILFIDLDRFKSINDTWGHKIGDQLLKMVAIRLIDCIGAKGLIARQGGDEYIICLPDSNRKEAEAIAQKILQTLSLPFEIMVHEVVITSSIGVSLSPLDGNEVDTLIRNADIAMYLAKEKGKNNYQFYRSEIEAFIHRKFELESKIRKAIHNQEFELHYQPKFALNTNEMIGVEALIRWNDPELGTIQPAEFIPIAEETGLIVPIGDWVMKEAYRQLKVWQGSGVKNLMVSVNISARQFLNRDLVCKIDSIIKELDLDPKYINLEITESMAMADVSHSTKQMRDLKKLGVLLSLDDFGTGYSSLSYLNKFPFDFLKIDKSFIQQMNHSENNLSIVQAIITVAHSFNMSVIAEGVEKKEQLQTLRLKKCDVVQGFYYSPPLQVTEFEKLLNLSH; this comes from the coding sequence ATGAAATATACCGGGAGGACAGTTGCCGTATTAGTCACTATCATATGGCTTGTCATAGAGAGTTGGATTGATCATGAATTTCTAGTATTTCAGTTTGGGTTAGGAATTCCTCTTGGATGGTTTTTTGGAAGACATTATGATAAAGCGGTATTTTTACGTAGAGACTTAAAAAATGTCCAGAATAAACTAACGAGTGAATATAATAAAAGTTTGAATGAAAGCGAAAAACTTTTTAAATATATTGCTTACCATGATTCATTAACAGGGTTAGCAAATCGGAATAAGGTCCGTAAACATTTAGGTCAGGAATTATTAATTTCAGAAAGAGAAAATCAAAGTGTCGCTATTCTTTTTATCGATTTGGATCGGTTTAAGTCTATAAATGATACGTGGGGACATAAAATAGGTGATCAGTTGCTAAAGATGGTCGCTATTCGTTTAATAGACTGTATTGGAGCTAAAGGACTAATCGCAAGGCAAGGAGGAGATGAATACATCATTTGCCTCCCTGATAGCAATAGAAAAGAAGCGGAAGCGATCGCTCAAAAAATTCTACAAACCTTATCCCTACCATTTGAGATTATGGTTCATGAAGTAGTTATCACGTCCAGTATTGGGGTTAGTCTTTCCCCACTTGATGGAAATGAAGTAGATACTTTGATTCGAAACGCAGATATCGCCATGTATTTAGCAAAAGAAAAGGGAAAAAATAACTATCAATTTTACCGATCTGAAATTGAAGCTTTTATCCATAGAAAATTTGAATTAGAGAGTAAAATAAGGAAAGCAATACATAATCAAGAGTTTGAGCTCCATTATCAGCCGAAATTTGCTCTAAATACTAATGAGATGATTGGGGTTGAGGCATTAATTCGCTGGAATGATCCCGAACTGGGGACCATTCAACCAGCTGAGTTTATTCCGATCGCGGAGGAAACTGGGTTAATTGTCCCAATTGGTGACTGGGTAATGAAGGAAGCTTATAGACAGCTTAAGGTATGGCAGGGATCAGGGGTAAAAAACCTGATGGTTTCTGTAAATATTTCAGCAAGGCAGTTTCTTAATAGGGACTTAGTTTGCAAAATAGATTCAATCATAAAGGAACTTGACCTTGACCCAAAATATATAAATCTTGAAATTACAGAATCAATGGCCATGGCTGATGTTAGCCACTCAACTAAGCAAATGAGAGATCTTAAAAAGCTTGGGGTGCTCCTTTCGCTAGATGACTTTGGAACGGGATATTCTTCGCTAAGCTATTTAAATAAATTCCCTTTCGACTTTTTAAAAATTGATAAGTCGTTTATTCAACAGATGAATCATTCGGAAAACAATTTAAGTATTGTCCAAGCAATCATCACAGTTGCCCACAGTTTTAATATGTCTGTGATCGCAGAAGGAGTTGAGAAGAAAGAACAACTCCAAACCTTACGTTTAAAAAAATGTGATGTGGTTCAAGGTTTTTATTATAGTCCACCGTTACAAGTAACAGAATTTGAAAAACTTCTAAATTTAAGTCATTAA
- a CDS encoding SPFH domain-containing protein encodes MKEKEIFKVNGFGGVLIELLLFIIIIYLIRIFSLNQNPVILIPFVVLALIAAVLLTGFTINQPNQAKVITLFGSYLGVIKQEGFWLSIPLTLRKNVSLRVINFNSEKLKVNDLEGNPIEIAAVVVYKVFDSAKAVYDVEDYKEFVHTQSETGLRHIASQYPYDNFNNDYEISLRQHSDEVGDELTKDLQKRLVVAGVEIIEARIMHLAYSSEIASSMLQRQQAKAILAARKVIVDGAVSMVKSAIEQLSSEGVVELDEEKKAQMVNNLMVTIVSEKGTQPVINTGTIY; translated from the coding sequence TTGAAAGAGAAAGAAATATTTAAAGTGAACGGATTTGGTGGGGTTTTAATCGAGTTATTGTTGTTTATAATCATCATTTATTTAATTAGAATTTTTTCACTTAATCAAAATCCAGTCATCCTCATACCATTTGTCGTACTTGCTCTAATTGCTGCCGTTCTATTAACCGGATTTACCATTAATCAACCTAATCAAGCTAAAGTAATCACTCTTTTTGGTTCCTATTTAGGCGTAATTAAGCAAGAAGGATTTTGGCTCTCCATTCCCTTGACCTTAAGAAAAAATGTATCTTTAAGAGTGATTAATTTTAACAGTGAGAAACTAAAGGTTAACGACTTGGAAGGAAATCCAATCGAGATTGCCGCTGTTGTTGTTTACAAGGTTTTTGACTCTGCCAAAGCAGTCTATGATGTTGAGGATTATAAAGAGTTTGTTCATACCCAAAGTGAAACTGGCTTGCGTCACATCGCCAGTCAATATCCATACGACAATTTCAACAATGATTATGAGATATCTTTAAGACAGCACTCTGATGAGGTTGGCGATGAATTAACGAAGGATCTACAAAAACGATTAGTAGTTGCAGGGGTAGAGATTATCGAAGCGCGTATTATGCATTTAGCCTATTCGAGTGAGATTGCCTCATCCATGTTGCAGCGACAACAGGCAAAAGCCATACTTGCAGCCCGAAAGGTGATCGTCGATGGTGCAGTTTCGATGGTTAAATCAGCGATTGAGCAACTAAGCAGTGAAGGTGTCGTGGAACTAGATGAAGAAAAGAAAGCACAGATGGTGAATAACCTTATGGTGACAATCGTCTCAGAAAAAGGGACCCAACCAGTAATCAATACAGGAACCATCTATTAA